In one window of Caballeronia sp. TF1N1 DNA:
- a CDS encoding xanthine dehydrogenase family protein molybdopterin-binding subunit, translating into MPILKDAAQAVMKKAIALAPDSFIPGGKPDPLILHKHGLIGAPVSRIDGPLKVSGQATFSAEFPVDGMTYAALKYASIARGRIVQIDTSAADAAPGVVLVMTYKNAPRLKPMPAFMTKPKAAGGDDVPIMQDDQVHWNGQPVALVLADTQEQADHAQSLIQVTYETSGDAVTSLAAAKAHGSEPGVFQGEPLKLEIKDAEAMLAAAPHKIDVRYTTPRHNHNPIELHAATLYWKDETLRIHDTVQAVAHEAWTIAQVFGIDEKDVHVTSPYVGGGFGSKTIWQHQVLAAAASKLVKRPVRIMLTREGVYRIVGGRTLTEQRVALGAQADGTLDALIHTGTVAMTPHNNMPEPFILPAKSAYASRSFLLDVETVKMNMTANTFMRAPGEAVGTFGLECGIDELAHAMGMDPIELRLKNEPEKDPTTGLPFSQRGIVEAWKTGRERFGWAERGEPGARRDGDWLVGVGCATGTYPYYRMPGGAARITLNSAGRATVSIAAHEMGMGTSTAQTQIVAERLGLAMEDIEFKYADSHLPGAVLAGGSQQTAAIGAAVIAAHHKLVKELLRLAGNSSPLSGLLPDDVGGHDGGLCALDDETRHERYGAILARGQRDEVTVEAEAPMPFELQHWSMHSHSALFCEVRVNVVTGEIRVSRFLGSFDCGRIINAKTAASQFRGGIIMGLGLALMEETQFDERSGRVINPSLADYHVPVHLDVPRIDVIWNDEADPHTPMGARGVGEIGITGVGAAVANAVFNATGKRVRDLPITLDKVM; encoded by the coding sequence ATGCCTATCCTCAAGGACGCCGCGCAGGCGGTCATGAAAAAAGCCATCGCCCTCGCACCCGATAGCTTCATTCCCGGCGGCAAGCCGGACCCTTTGATCCTTCACAAGCACGGGCTGATCGGCGCACCGGTTAGCCGTATCGACGGACCGTTGAAGGTGTCCGGTCAGGCGACCTTCTCGGCCGAGTTTCCAGTCGATGGCATGACGTACGCGGCACTCAAGTACGCATCGATAGCGCGCGGCCGCATCGTGCAGATCGATACGTCGGCGGCGGACGCCGCGCCGGGCGTCGTGCTCGTGATGACGTACAAGAACGCGCCGCGTCTCAAGCCGATGCCCGCGTTCATGACGAAGCCCAAGGCCGCGGGTGGCGACGATGTGCCGATCATGCAGGACGATCAGGTTCACTGGAACGGTCAACCGGTTGCGCTCGTGCTGGCCGATACGCAAGAGCAGGCGGACCACGCGCAGTCGCTGATACAGGTGACGTACGAGACCTCAGGCGATGCGGTGACGTCCTTGGCGGCAGCGAAGGCGCACGGCTCGGAGCCGGGCGTGTTTCAGGGCGAGCCGCTCAAGCTCGAGATCAAGGATGCCGAGGCAATGCTCGCCGCCGCGCCGCACAAGATCGACGTGCGCTACACGACGCCGCGTCACAATCACAATCCAATCGAACTGCATGCGGCGACGCTCTATTGGAAGGACGAGACGCTGCGTATCCACGATACCGTGCAGGCGGTCGCGCACGAAGCGTGGACCATTGCGCAGGTGTTCGGCATCGACGAGAAGGACGTGCATGTCACGTCACCGTATGTCGGCGGCGGATTCGGTTCCAAGACCATTTGGCAACACCAGGTTTTGGCCGCGGCTGCATCGAAACTCGTGAAACGCCCGGTGCGGATCATGTTGACGCGCGAGGGCGTATATCGCATCGTCGGTGGACGCACGCTCACCGAGCAACGCGTGGCGCTCGGTGCCCAGGCGGATGGAACCCTGGACGCGTTGATTCATACCGGCACGGTCGCCATGACGCCTCATAACAACATGCCGGAGCCGTTCATCTTGCCGGCAAAGAGCGCATATGCGTCGCGCAGTTTTCTGCTCGATGTCGAGACCGTCAAGATGAACATGACGGCCAATACGTTCATGCGCGCGCCCGGCGAGGCGGTCGGCACCTTCGGGCTCGAATGCGGCATCGACGAACTCGCGCACGCCATGGGCATGGACCCTATCGAGTTGCGACTCAAGAACGAGCCGGAGAAAGATCCGACGACGGGACTGCCATTTTCCCAGCGCGGAATCGTCGAGGCATGGAAGACCGGCCGTGAACGATTCGGTTGGGCCGAGCGTGGCGAGCCGGGCGCACGCCGCGACGGCGACTGGCTCGTTGGCGTGGGCTGCGCAACGGGAACGTATCCGTACTATCGGATGCCCGGCGGTGCGGCGCGCATCACGCTCAATAGCGCGGGGCGTGCGACGGTCAGCATCGCCGCGCACGAAATGGGCATGGGAACGTCGACCGCGCAGACGCAAATCGTGGCCGAACGCCTTGGACTCGCCATGGAGGACATCGAGTTCAAGTACGCCGATTCACACTTGCCCGGCGCGGTGCTCGCGGGCGGTTCGCAGCAGACGGCGGCCATTGGCGCGGCGGTGATCGCGGCGCATCACAAGCTCGTGAAGGAACTGCTCCGTCTTGCGGGCAACAGTTCGCCGCTATCCGGTCTTTTGCCCGACGATGTTGGCGGCCACGACGGCGGCCTTTGCGCGCTCGACGACGAAACCCGGCACGAACGCTACGGCGCCATACTCGCTCGCGGTCAGCGCGATGAAGTGACCGTAGAGGCCGAAGCCCCGATGCCTTTCGAATTGCAGCACTGGTCGATGCACAGCCATAGCGCGCTCTTCTGCGAAGTGCGTGTGAATGTCGTCACAGGCGAGATTCGCGTAAGCCGTTTTCTTGGTTCGTTCGATTGCGGCCGCATCATCAATGCCAAGACGGCTGCAAGCCAGTTTCGCGGCGGCATCATCATGGGACTCGGCCTTGCGCTCATGGAAGAGACTCAATTCGACGAGAGAAGCGGCCGCGTGATCAATCCATCGCTTGCCGATTACCATGTCCCAGTTCATCTCGATGTCCCGAGAATCGATGTCATCTGGAACGATGAAGCCGATCCGCACACGCCGATGGGCGCGCGTGGCGTCGGCGAGATCGGTATCACTGGCGTGGGTGCGGCCGTGGCGAATGCGGTTTTCAAT